A region from the Salmonirosea aquatica genome encodes:
- a CDS encoding IS110 family transposase, producing the protein MGKGPGFSLDECLVCVEATGLYAHPLLTFAAQHGVNLWLESAVRIKKSIGLQRGKNDKADALRIAVYAAKNQENARLWKPASATLTAVKNLASLRDRLIKSKNQLTVPVEIQPDGRHAHGGHAGQGHEIHDSLPGS; encoded by the coding sequence TTGGGCAAAGGCCCCGGCTTCTCACTCGATGAGTGCCTGGTCTGCGTCGAGGCCACCGGCCTTTACGCCCATCCCCTGCTGACCTTCGCCGCGCAGCACGGCGTGAACCTCTGGCTCGAGTCGGCGGTTCGAATCAAGAAGTCCATCGGCCTGCAACGCGGTAAAAACGACAAGGCCGATGCACTGCGAATCGCAGTCTACGCGGCCAAGAACCAGGAAAACGCCCGCCTGTGGAAACCCGCCAGCGCCACGCTCACGGCGGTCAAAAACCTGGCCAGCCTTCGCGATAGGCTAATCAAGAGCAAAAACCAACTCACCGTTCCCGTCGAGATTCAGCCAGATGGGCGACACGCGCACGGCGGCCATGCTGGGCAAGGCCATGAAATCCACGATTCGCTCCCTGGAAGCTGA
- a CDS encoding transposase, translating into MATSVVGIGTQTALALMIYTDGFTLFARLENWLAMPGVAPFVYASGTRVKGRTRVSKMANMDLKTALHMASLTAVKLDVQLKPTTSEKLPTARARCRFSTPSRLNFSTESCQWSDENRNMKISLISLWFCHRNHGIET; encoded by the coding sequence TTGGCCACCTCGGTGGTGGGTATCGGTACGCAGACCGCCCTGGCTCTCATGATCTACACCGACGGCTTCACGCTATTCGCACGCCTAGAAAACTGGCTTGCTATGCCCGGGGTTGCTCCCTTCGTCTATGCCTCGGGCACCAGGGTCAAGGGCAGAACCCGCGTCTCGAAGATGGCCAACATGGACCTGAAAACCGCCCTGCACATGGCCTCGCTGACGGCCGTCAAGCTCGACGTACAGCTCAAGCCTACTACCAGCGAAAAGTTGCCGACGGCAAGAGCAAGATGTCGGTTCTCAACGCCGTCAAGGCTAAACTTCTCCACCGAGTCTTGTCAGTGGTCAGACGAAAACAGAAATATGAAAATTTCGCTAATTTCTCTTTGGTTTTGTCATAGAAATCACGGAATAGAGACTTAG